The Arsenophonus apicola genome includes a window with the following:
- the tnpA gene encoding IS200/IS605 family transposase — protein sequence MQKYKINRSRHAAFLLHVHLVFVTKYRKKVLSGLHYKAFHQYAGEVCRDFGADLKESNGESDHVHMLIEYPPTVQLSVLVNSLKAVTSRRLRNEFLDLRGAYGKPVLWSRSYFAGSCGGAPLEVVKQYIQNQRG from the coding sequence ATGCAAAAATATAAAATCAACCGTTCAAGACATGCAGCGTTTCTTTTACATGTTCACCTTGTCTTTGTGACTAAGTACCGAAAGAAAGTACTCAGTGGCTTGCACTACAAAGCATTTCATCAGTATGCAGGTGAAGTGTGTCGCGACTTTGGGGCTGATTTAAAGGAAAGTAACGGAGAGTCCGATCACGTTCATATGCTGATCGAGTACCCGCCCACAGTGCAGTTGTCAGTACTAGTAAACTCGCTGAAAGCGGTAACGTCTCGTCGTCTGCGTAATGAGTTTCTAGACTTGCGTGGGGCTTACGGCAAGCCAGTGTTGTGGTCTCGATCATACTTTGCAGGTTCGTGCGGGGGAGCACCGCTGGAAGTTGTTAAGCAATACATTCAAAATCAGCGTGGCTGA
- a CDS encoding group II intron maturase-specific domain-containing protein: protein MSARAAKTIRLTVRAWDLSHKTPLSLEIIARWLNPMLRGWVKYYGRFYRSSMNCIAILTSKGYSHRHKVGGEFGRA, encoded by the coding sequence AGCGCCAGAGCTGCAAAGACAATCCGGCTAACGGTACGGGCCTGGGATCTGAGTCACAAAACCCCGTTGTCGCTGGAAATCATTGCCCGTTGGCTAAACCCCATGCTAAGGGGTTGGGTTAAGTACTATGGGCGTTTTTATCGTTCATCAATGAACTGTATAGCCATCTTAACCTCCAAAGGGTACTCCCACCGACATAAGGTGGGAGGGGAATTTGGTCGGGCTTGA